The following coding sequences are from one Verrucomicrobiia bacterium window:
- a CDS encoding nicotinate phosphoribosyltransferase, with protein sequence MTDVPPSSGGYLSRLYRLNLSLATDLYQLTMAQAYWHAGRTGQEAVFVLYFRKNPFNGGYGVAAGLTWALDFLEHFHFNAEDLAYLATLRGHDDRPLFRPEFLEYLSRMEFTCDLDAVPEGTTVFPFEPLVRVRGPIIQAQILETPLLNLFNFQTLIATKAARIVSATRGEPVLEFGLRRAQGMDGALSASWAAHVGGCHATSNVLAGRLLGIPVRGTHAHSWVMSFSSEIEAFEAYAEALPNNAVFLVDTYHTLEGVRHAVAVGRKLQAKGWKLAGIRLDSGDLAYLSQEARKILDAAGFTETAILASNDLDEHIIESLKDQGAAINMWGVGTKLVTAYDQPALGGVYKLAMIRDPGGPWRHVIKLSEQSLKISTPGIQQVRRFDNGREYVGDMIFDIELGVKSPAVIVDPTDPTRRKIMPPTLATQDLLIPVFREGRRVYTPPPLPEIREYAATQLRRFHAGIKRFVYPHQYPVGLEESLHELKTKLILQARGLAQSP encoded by the coding sequence CTTAAATCTCAGCCTGGCCACCGACTTATACCAGTTGACCATGGCACAAGCCTATTGGCATGCTGGGCGCACCGGACAGGAGGCGGTGTTTGTCCTGTACTTTCGCAAAAACCCGTTCAACGGCGGCTATGGCGTGGCTGCCGGGCTGACGTGGGCATTGGATTTTCTGGAGCATTTTCATTTCAACGCGGAGGATCTCGCCTACCTCGCCACGCTGCGCGGCCATGACGATCGTCCCCTGTTTCGTCCCGAGTTTCTGGAATACCTGAGCCGGATGGAATTCACCTGTGACCTGGACGCCGTGCCCGAGGGCACCACCGTTTTCCCGTTCGAGCCGCTGGTGCGCGTGCGCGGGCCGATCATCCAGGCGCAAATCCTGGAAACCCCGCTGCTCAATCTGTTCAATTTTCAGACGCTCATTGCCACCAAGGCCGCGCGAATTGTCAGCGCCACCCGCGGCGAGCCGGTGCTCGAATTTGGCCTGCGGCGCGCCCAGGGCATGGACGGGGCCCTATCGGCCAGTTGGGCGGCGCATGTTGGCGGCTGTCATGCCACGTCCAATGTCCTGGCCGGTCGTCTGCTGGGCATCCCCGTTCGCGGCACCCATGCGCATAGTTGGGTGATGTCCTTCAGCAGCGAAATTGAGGCCTTCGAGGCCTACGCGGAGGCTCTGCCCAACAACGCCGTCTTTTTAGTGGACACCTATCACACCCTGGAGGGAGTCCGCCATGCCGTGGCGGTGGGCCGGAAGTTGCAGGCAAAAGGCTGGAAACTCGCCGGCATTCGTCTGGACTCCGGCGATCTGGCGTACCTCAGCCAGGAGGCCCGCAAGATTCTCGACGCGGCAGGCTTCACCGAGACGGCCATCTTGGCGAGCAACGATTTGGACGAGCATATCATCGAGAGTCTCAAGGACCAGGGCGCGGCCATCAACATGTGGGGAGTGGGCACCAAATTGGTCACCGCTTATGACCAGCCCGCCCTGGGTGGCGTGTACAAGCTGGCCATGATTCGGGACCCGGGCGGCCCCTGGCGGCATGTCATCAAACTCAGCGAGCAAAGCCTCAAAATTTCCACCCCGGGCATCCAGCAAGTCCGCCGTTTTGACAACGGCCGCGAATATGTGGGGGACATGATTTTTGACATCGAGCTGGGCGTGAAATCGCCTGCGGTGATCGTGGACCCCACCGATCCCACCCGTCGCAAAATCATGCCGCCGACACTGGCCACCCAGGACCTGCTCATCCCCGTCTTCCGCGAGGGCCGGCGCGTGTACACCCCGCCGCCCCTGCCCGAGATTCGCGAATACGCCGCCACGCAATTGCGCCGCTTTCATGCCGGCATCAAGCGTTTTGTCTATCCCCACCAATACCCGGTGGGATTGGAGGAATCCCTGCATGAATTGAAAACGAAGCTGATCCTGCAGGCCCGCGGATTGGCCCAGTCTCCTTGA